In the Streptomyces sp. WMMC940 genome, GCGCGCGCTGATCACCCGCCGCTTCTGAGCGAAGGGTCAGACGCTCCGTCAAGGGCCCGTTTCTGTACGCTCGCCGTACGGGAACGGGCCCTTGCCCTGTGTTTCCGTCACGCGTGCTTGTGCCGTGCCAGCTTCTGTCATGCGAGAGCGGGGACCGATGAACCAGCCGAACCCCTACCAGGACGGCGGCGACTACCAGTGGGGTCCGGCGGAGCCGCCGGGCGCACCCCAGTACGGCCACGGCTTCGCCCCGGCGCCGCTCGCACATGTGGGCGGCCCCGGCGTCCCCCTGCTGGCGATCGGTGACATCGTCGTCCTCCAGGACTCCATCGTGACCCCGAACGGGACGCTGCCGCTCAAGGGGGCGGTGTGGAACGTGACGGACATGTCCCGCACGGAGGAGCGGATCCCCACCGTCGGCGTCGTGCTCGCGGTCGTCTTCGCGGTCTTCTGCCTCCTCGGGCTGCTCTTCCTGCTCATGAAGGAGCGGCGGACGACGGGCTACATCCAGGTCGGCGTCACCAGCGGCGGCCGCCATCACACGACGCTGGTCCCGGCGACCGGCCCGGACACCCTGTACTGGGTCATGGACCGGATCAACCACGCCCGTGCGCTGAGCGCCTGACGCCCCCGGCCCGGCCCGGGCACGACCGGGCGGACCGGGCCACAAGGCGTCAGACGGCGGGCGGCACCGGCTCGGCGGCGCCGTGCCGGTGGAGGACGCTGTCGCGCAGGAAGTCCCGGAGCAGGTCCGTCACCTCGGCCGGACGCTCCAGTGCGGGGAGATGCCCGGCCCAGGGGAGCTCCACGGCGCGCGCTCCCGCTATCAGCTCCGCGAGGCGGGCGGACATGTCCCGGAAGTCGTCGAGGTCGTGCCGGCCCGAGACCACGACGGCGGGGGCGGTGATCGCGGCCGGGTCGACGGGGGGCTCGTCGTCGTCCACGGGCTCCGCACCGGCCTCCTCCGCCTCGGCGTCCGCCGCGAGCTGGAGCTCGAAGGCGTGCCGCTGCATGGCCCGTACGCGGCCCCGTACGGCCTCGTCGGCCTCCGGGCCCAGCCAGGTGGCCACGTTGAGCTCCACGGCCGCGTCAAGGTCGCCGGCGTCCAGCAGCTCGTCCTCCTCCTCGTCGAAGGCCAGCAGGCCGGGCCCCGGTTCGTGGCCGGGCAGCGCGGCGCAGAGCAGGGCGAGCGCCGTCACCCGGTCCGGTCGGCTCGCGGCGATCTCGACGGCGACCCCGCCTCCGAACGAGGCCCCCACGAAGGCCGCGCGCCCGATCCCGAGCGTGTCCAGAAGAGCGAGGACGTCGTCCGCGTCGCGGTAGGGGCGCAGTGCCTCGGCCGGGGTGTCGCCGAAGCCCCGGAAGTCGGGGCAGACGACCCGGTACCCGGCCCCTGCCAGCGCGTCCCGTAGGTCGTCCCACATCCGGCGGTCGCAGACCGAGGAATGCAGGAGCACCACCGCGGGGCCGTCCCCCGCCACATCGTGAGCAATGGTCATCCGGCCGACCCTACGGGCCACGAGCGGGCGGCGCCCCTCGTTTTCCCGCACCCCGAAGCGACTTGAACACGTTCAAGAAGAGGGCTACAGTCCTCGACAAGACCTTTTGAACACGTTCAAAGGAGGGTGGGGAATGGACCTCGCTGTCGTCGCGTACGTCGTCTACCTGCTGATCAGCGTCGCGCTCACCATCTGGGTGGCCCGCACGCTCAGCCGGAACGGACGGATCTTTCTCTCCGACGTGCTGCACGGGAACGAGCAGCTCGCGGACGCCGTGAACCATCTGCTGGTGGTGGGCTTCTACCTCGTCAACTTCGGCTTCGTCGCCCTCTACCTCAGCCAGGACGACGCCGTGGCCGACGCCCGCCGGCTGTTCGAGGCGCTCTCGGTGAAGCTCGGGGTGGTCCTGCTCGTCCTCGGGGTGATGCACCTCGCCAACGTCTACGTGCTCAACAAGATCCGCCGGCGCGGTGTGATGGAACGCGAGCACACCCCGCCGGTTCCGCCGCAGGGCTGGACCGGACCGGCCGACAAGGGTCCCTGGGCCGCGCCCGCGACGGGTGCGTGAGCACCGTGGGGGTCCCCGTGAAGCGGCTGACCGTGCTGTACGACGCCCAGTGCCCGCTCTGCGTCCATCTGCGCCACTGGCTGCTGCGGCAGCGGCAGCTCGTCCCGCTGGACCTCGTCCCGGCGGCGTCCGTGGAGGCCAGGCGTCGCTTCCCGGCCCTCGACCACGAGAGCACCCTGAGGGAGATCACGGTGATCGGCGACCGGGGCCAGGTCTACCGGGCCGCCTCCGCCTGGATCGTCTGCCTCTGGGCACTGGCCGAGCACCGGCCCAAGGCCCACTGGCTGAGCACCCCCGCCGGCCGGCCCTTCGCCAAGGTGACGGTCCTCGCCGCGGCCAAGTACCGGGAGATGACGGCCGCC is a window encoding:
- a CDS encoding alpha/beta fold hydrolase; the protein is MTIAHDVAGDGPAVVLLHSSVCDRRMWDDLRDALAGAGYRVVCPDFRGFGDTPAEALRPYRDADDVLALLDTLGIGRAAFVGASFGGGVAVEIAASRPDRVTALALLCAALPGHEPGPGLLAFDEEEDELLDAGDLDAAVELNVATWLGPEADEAVRGRVRAMQRHAFELQLAADAEAEEAGAEPVDDDEPPVDPAAITAPAVVVSGRHDLDDFRDMSARLAELIAGARAVELPWAGHLPALERPAEVTDLLRDFLRDSVLHRHGAAEPVPPAV
- a CDS encoding thiol-disulfide oxidoreductase DCC family protein, with the protein product MKRLTVLYDAQCPLCVHLRHWLLRQRQLVPLDLVPAASVEARRRFPALDHESTLREITVIGDRGQVYRAASAWIVCLWALAEHRPKAHWLSTPAGRPFAKVTVLAAAKYREMTAASCEGRCEVPVPPG